From the Streptomyces camelliae genome, one window contains:
- a CDS encoding PhzF family phenazine biosynthesis isomerase — MHTYVVVDAFAREPLTGNPVAVYFGADDLTAEQMQRIAREMNLSETTFVLTPEQGGDHHVRIFTPVNELPFAGHPLLGTAIALGQRTDADGLRIETAMGVIPFELKRADGKVVSTSMRQPVPVWEPFDRTEELLEALGISASTLPVEIYRNGPRHVLVGLESVEALSKVDPDHRALARFPDMATNCYAGEGSSWRNRMFSPAYGVVEDAATGSAAGPIAIHLARHGLIEYGQRIEITQGVEIGRPSPMGALAHGEGDHVASVEVAGPGVVTIEGVLHV, encoded by the coding sequence ATGCATACGTACGTCGTCGTCGACGCGTTCGCGCGTGAGCCCCTCACTGGCAATCCGGTGGCGGTGTATTTCGGGGCCGACGACCTGACCGCCGAGCAGATGCAGCGCATCGCACGGGAGATGAACCTGTCGGAGACCACGTTCGTGCTCACCCCCGAGCAGGGCGGGGACCACCACGTGCGGATCTTCACCCCGGTCAACGAACTGCCCTTCGCGGGACACCCGTTGCTCGGCACGGCCATCGCGCTCGGGCAGCGGACCGACGCCGACGGGCTGCGGATCGAGACCGCCATGGGGGTGATCCCCTTCGAGCTGAAGCGCGCCGACGGCAAGGTGGTCTCGACGAGCATGCGGCAGCCGGTGCCTGTGTGGGAGCCCTTCGACCGCACCGAGGAACTCCTTGAGGCACTCGGCATCAGCGCCTCGACGCTCCCGGTGGAGATCTACCGCAACGGCCCCCGGCACGTCCTCGTCGGCCTGGAGAGCGTCGAGGCACTGTCGAAGGTGGACCCCGATCACCGCGCCCTGGCCCGCTTCCCCGACATGGCGACCAACTGCTATGCAGGGGAGGGGAGTTCGTGGCGCAACCGCATGTTCTCGCCCGCGTACGGAGTCGTCGAGGACGCCGCCACCGGCTCCGCCGCGGGACCCATCGCCATCCATCTCGCCCGGCACGGCCTGATCGAGTACGGGCAGCGCATAGAGATCACCCAGGGCGTCGAGATCGGCCGCCCCTCTCCCATGGGCGCGCTGGCGCACGGGGAGGGCGACCACGTCGCCTCCGTCGAGGTCGCGGGTCCCGGTGTGGTCACCATCGAAGGAGTGCTCCATGTCTGA